A DNA window from uncultured Methanoregula sp. contains the following coding sequences:
- a CDS encoding glycosyltransferase family 4 protein: MKILQSYPYFYPAWGYGGITRIVYELSKQLVIRGHSITVLTTDTLDKKNRIKRLSLPQKIEGVNTFYFKNISNYLTQKYNLSLPIGLIFQLNHIDCDLIHLHGGRSFQSIILYFYARFFNIPYIIQVHGDIPYYGKVKFKKIYDFFWGDCIFKNASCLIAVTKTEKKQYLQMGIPSNKIEIIPNGINLSDYLILPEYGLFRKKIGLQNNEKIILYLGRLHKRKGIDFLINSFSLLHRTDRVKLVIAGHDDGYRDLLFKQIRELGIEDRVIYVGPLDETQKYQALIDADILVYPGILEIFGLVPFEAIMCGTPVIVTDDCGCGELIKEAECGFLIKYGDVEGLKSKILLLINNDDTSEKMIINGQKFIRSKLAWQQVAEIFERKYQEIIRRSKKDNSYV; encoded by the coding sequence ATGAAAATCCTTCAATCATATCCATATTTTTATCCTGCATGGGGATATGGAGGGATAACAAGAATTGTATATGAATTATCAAAACAATTGGTCATACGTGGACATTCAATCACGGTATTAACAACAGATACTTTGGATAAAAAAAACAGGATAAAAAGGTTATCCTTACCTCAAAAAATTGAAGGGGTCAATACATTTTATTTTAAAAATATAAGCAATTATTTGACCCAAAAATATAATCTATCACTTCCAATTGGATTGATTTTTCAGCTAAATCATATCGACTGTGATCTTATTCATTTACATGGGGGACGTTCTTTTCAGAGCATTATATTATATTTCTATGCACGTTTTTTTAACATTCCCTATATAATTCAGGTTCATGGAGATATTCCATATTATGGAAAAGTAAAATTTAAAAAAATATATGATTTTTTTTGGGGAGATTGTATTTTTAAAAATGCATCATGTTTAATTGCAGTTACCAAAACAGAAAAAAAACAATATCTCCAAATGGGAATACCATCAAATAAAATCGAAATCATTCCAAATGGAATAAATTTATCCGATTACTTAATTCTTCCAGAATATGGACTTTTTCGAAAAAAAATCGGTTTACAAAATAATGAAAAAATAATCCTTTATTTAGGGAGATTACACAAAAGAAAAGGGATTGATTTTCTCATTAATAGTTTTTCATTATTGCATAGGACAGACAGGGTCAAACTAGTTATTGCAGGCCATGATGATGGCTATCGTGATCTTCTTTTCAAACAAATAAGGGAGTTAGGTATTGAAGATCGTGTAATTTACGTGGGACCACTTGATGAAACTCAGAAATATCAGGCGTTGATTGATGCTGATATATTAGTTTATCCTGGAATTCTTGAGATATTTGGGCTAGTACCGTTCGAAGCAATAATGTGTGGAACGCCAGTAATAGTGACAGATGATTGTGGATGTGGTGAATTAATCAAAGAAGCAGAATGCGGATTTCTCATAAAATATGGAGATGTAGAAGGATTAAAAAGCAAAATACTTTTGTTAATTAATAATGACGATACATCAGAAAAAATGATTATAAATGGTCAAAAATTTATTCGTTCAAAATTGGCTTGGCAACAAGTTGCAGAAATTTTTGAAAGAAAATATCAAGAAATAATCCGCAGGTCTAAAAAGGATAATTCTTATGTGTAG
- a CDS encoding methyltransferase domain-containing protein codes for MNSDVKKFYDKDSQIYENVRFTTIAGKYCDGVHKEIILNATDSWKNKKILDLCCGTGRFSMEIANAGGEVISVDFSREMLKKTEIKSRTDDFPGVICLVQGTAQNIMIKGNSLDGCICVTAIQLIKEYDAVIKEISRILKPNGFVIMDFPYLFGLYLPLGAVVNITHKAIGKDVYSHSFSLNEIKNAFSNAGLEISEIRGHFYIPANTPEPFFAVLKNIDKFSRDSPLKYLSASLFIKAIKKSDG; via the coding sequence ATGAATAGTGATGTAAAAAAATTTTATGATAAAGACTCTCAAATTTATGAAAACGTACGGTTTACAACAATTGCAGGTAAGTATTGTGATGGAGTTCATAAAGAGATAATTCTAAATGCAACAGATTCATGGAAAAATAAGAAAATTTTAGATTTGTGCTGCGGGACGGGAAGATTTTCAATGGAGATTGCTAATGCTGGAGGGGAGGTAATTAGCGTAGATTTTTCTCGAGAAATGTTAAAAAAAACAGAGATTAAATCACGAACAGACGATTTTCCAGGGGTCATATGCCTGGTGCAGGGGACCGCTCAAAATATTATGATTAAAGGTAACTCATTAGACGGATGCATTTGTGTTACAGCTATTCAACTTATCAAAGAATATGATGCAGTGATCAAGGAAATTTCCAGAATATTAAAGCCAAATGGATTTGTCATTATGGATTTTCCATATTTATTTGGATTATATCTTCCATTAGGTGCCGTTGTAAATATCACACATAAGGCGATAGGAAAAGATGTGTATAGTCATTCTTTTTCATTGAATGAAATTAAAAACGCTTTTTCAAATGCGGGCCTCGAAATTTCTGAAATCCGGGGACATTTCTATATTCCGGCTAATACCCCTGAGCCTTTTTTTGCCGTACTGAAAAATATTGATAAATTCTCAAGAGATTCTCCATTAAAATATCTTTCAGCAAGTCTCTTCATAAAAGCGATAAAAAAAAGTGATGGATAA
- a CDS encoding glycosyltransferase family 4 protein, whose translation MSIIVCMHGVEMGPSKENVIAGGIPNSIIRLVKLINPRVNSIIITNDRKYRESHISTDNFSFPFAETHMVLIGGKYASVKYFFEYFFKVVILISKLKEKKEIDIIHGHSGHPALAIVTNFAGIVSRVPTVHTMYCPVNPKDKFNWVYKYLLSNIKIFIAISENVKSSLISIGVPQEKIRIVPPVIDFTTFKPNETRNLVRTELLLKDTDFLILYLGNLTKTKGIDLILDSLNILKLQNVNFKFVSGIELTHTGTNKRKKEIIDKIDKYKLKNHIIELGLIKNVPEIMNACDIVVAPFEDTYDVADYPLTILEAMAVGIPVITTNVGGIPEIIDDQNTGILTKYDKCDLANHIIELINHPDICNQIRKNATIFVKEKFSEDFISKKTYETYRETRYE comes from the coding sequence ATGTCAATAATTGTATGCATGCATGGTGTAGAAATGGGTCCCTCTAAAGAAAATGTCATTGCTGGGGGTATTCCAAATAGTATTATACGACTTGTTAAATTGATCAATCCCAGAGTGAATTCGATTATAATTACCAATGATCGAAAATATCGTGAAAGTCACATATCCACAGATAACTTTTCCTTTCCTTTCGCTGAAACACATATGGTATTGATAGGGGGGAAATATGCGAGTGTGAAATATTTTTTTGAATATTTTTTTAAGGTTGTTATCCTGATTTCAAAACTGAAAGAAAAAAAAGAAATTGATATTATTCATGGGCATTCAGGACATCCAGCATTAGCCATTGTAACAAATTTTGCGGGTATTGTGTCAAGAGTTCCGACAGTGCATACTATGTATTGTCCGGTCAATCCAAAAGATAAATTCAATTGGGTTTACAAATACTTGTTGAGTAATATTAAGATATTCATTGCAATTTCCGAGAATGTCAAGTCATCTTTAATTTCTATAGGTGTCCCCCAAGAAAAAATTAGAATAGTACCCCCAGTTATTGATTTTACAACGTTTAAACCGAATGAAACAAGAAATCTCGTTAGAACAGAATTGCTTCTTAAAGATACAGACTTCCTAATTTTATATCTTGGAAATTTAACAAAAACTAAAGGTATCGATTTAATCTTAGATTCATTAAATATCTTAAAACTGCAAAATGTTAATTTTAAATTTGTATCAGGAATCGAACTGACTCATACCGGAACGAATAAACGAAAAAAAGAAATAATCGACAAGATTGATAAATACAAATTAAAAAATCATATAATAGAATTGGGCTTGATAAAAAATGTTCCGGAAATCATGAATGCGTGCGATATTGTTGTTGCACCCTTCGAAGATACTTATGATGTTGCAGATTACCCCCTCACAATTCTCGAAGCAATGGCTGTAGGGATTCCTGTAATTACCACTAACGTTGGTGGGATCCCCGAAATCATCGATGATCAAAATACTGGCATACTAACTAAATATGATAAATGTGATCTTGCCAATCATATTATTGAATTAATTAATCATCCTGATATTTGTAATCAGATTCGTAAGAATGCAACTATTTTCGTAAAGGAAAAATTTTCTGAAGATTTTATCAGTAAAAAAACATATGAGACATACCGGGAGACACGATATGAATAG
- a CDS encoding glycosyltransferase family 4 protein, which produces MRRQYGIGKDDTVLFFMGWLYHFSGLQEVTRDLAMIKEKYPKIKLLIVGDGDAYEDLKKLREELHLEDRMILAGKQPFNKVPEFIAAADICLLPAHDNEIMHDIVPIKMYEYMAMGKPIVATKLYGVMTEFGEKHGLLYVDSSDRVMAEVLRIINSSEISSVGNEAKKFVEHNRWDDITTNFEKTLEGLICQ; this is translated from the coding sequence ATCCGGCGTCAATACGGTATCGGCAAAGACGATACCGTCCTTTTCTTCATGGGCTGGCTGTACCATTTTTCCGGATTGCAGGAAGTGACCCGGGACCTTGCAATGATAAAAGAGAAGTACCCGAAGATCAAGCTGCTGATTGTCGGCGATGGCGATGCTTATGAAGATCTGAAAAAATTACGTGAGGAACTTCATCTTGAAGACCGAATGATCCTTGCAGGAAAACAACCCTTCAACAAAGTCCCCGAATTCATCGCTGCAGCAGATATCTGCCTCCTGCCGGCTCATGACAACGAGATTATGCATGATATTGTCCCGATTAAAATGTATGAATATATGGCAATGGGGAAACCTATTGTGGCAACGAAACTATATGGGGTCATGACGGAATTTGGAGAAAAACATGGTTTGTTATATGTAGATTCATCCGACAGGGTAATGGCTGAAGTACTGAGGATTATTAATTCCAGTGAAATTTCGTCCGTTGGCAATGAAGCGAAAAAATTCGTTGAACATAATCGCTGGGATGATATAACTACGAATTTTGAAAAAACTCTGGAGGGATTGATATGTCAATAA
- a CDS encoding glycosyltransferase → MKILIVQDTDWIRRNPYQQVHIAERMVQRGHEVRVIDYEILWQIEGKKELLSKREVFQISRIFPDVKIPVIRPRLLKIPVLDYVSMLFTYSREIDRQILEFKPDIMMGNDILTTWLAFRAARRHHIPTLFYSIDIDYRLIPQKFLQPIGKYIESWNIRHSDLVLSINEGLREYTIRMGAPREKTDVIRAGIDLEKYDPEK, encoded by the coding sequence ATGAAAATACTTATTGTCCAGGATACAGACTGGATTCGGCGCAACCCGTACCAGCAGGTGCATATTGCCGAACGGATGGTACAGCGGGGACATGAAGTACGGGTAATTGATTATGAAATTCTCTGGCAGATTGAAGGAAAAAAAGAACTGCTTTCCAAGCGTGAAGTATTCCAGATCTCCCGGATATTTCCAGATGTAAAAATTCCAGTTATACGGCCCCGGTTGTTAAAAATTCCGGTCCTTGATTACGTTTCAATGCTTTTCACATACTCACGAGAAATCGATCGCCAGATCCTTGAGTTTAAACCAGATATCATGATGGGTAACGACATCCTCACCACGTGGCTGGCATTCCGGGCTGCAAGACGACATCATATACCTACGTTGTTTTATTCAATCGATATCGATTATCGGCTTATTCCGCAGAAATTTTTGCAACCCATCGGCAAATACATTGAAAGCTGGAACATCCGGCATTCCGATTTAGTGCTCTCGATCAACGAGGGGCTGCGGGAATACACCATACGGATGGGAGCTCCCCGAGAAAAAACCGATGTCATCCGCGCGGGAATCGACCTGGAGAAATATGACCCGGAAAAGTAA
- a CDS encoding NAD-dependent epimerase/dehydratase family protein, producing MADKYSDDYQGSTILVTGGAGAIGGTLCRTLSSFDVKKVIILDNLSSSYEWNVPKADNVMFVKGDILDDAILKRVFKERPDYVFHLAAHFANQNSVDNPEKDLMINGIGILKVLQYAQLVGVKRFVYSSSGCGVYGLESKMPFEEHDVSIHLHTPYQVTKLLGELYTNYFHNLYNMPIANARFFNSFGPGEVPGKYRNVIPNFFYWAMKGQALPITGEGTETRDWTYVGDIVQGLLAMGIREEAIGQAFNLGASKEQRVIDMANNVNKLTKNKAGIIFKERRDWDVKTRLLSCITKAEKKLGYKPQMKFEDGLKETHKWFVENWDNIEKSAEFS from the coding sequence ATGGCAGACAAATATTCCGATGATTACCAGGGATCCACGATTCTTGTGACCGGGGGAGCAGGTGCAATAGGTGGAACACTCTGCCGCACGCTCTCATCGTTCGATGTAAAGAAAGTAATTATTCTCGATAATCTTTCCTCTTCTTACGAATGGAACGTCCCCAAGGCAGACAATGTCATGTTTGTAAAAGGGGATATTCTTGACGATGCAATCCTGAAACGGGTATTCAAGGAGAGACCGGATTACGTTTTCCACCTTGCTGCACATTTTGCAAACCAGAATTCCGTTGACAATCCGGAAAAAGATCTGATGATCAACGGGATTGGTATCCTCAAAGTGCTCCAGTATGCCCAGCTCGTTGGTGTGAAAAGATTTGTCTACTCATCATCCGGTTGCGGGGTCTATGGCCTTGAATCCAAGATGCCATTTGAAGAGCACGATGTATCCATTCATCTTCACACACCCTACCAGGTAACCAAACTCCTTGGGGAGTTGTATACCAACTACTTCCACAATTTATACAATATGCCGATTGCTAATGCCCGGTTCTTCAACTCATTCGGACCCGGGGAGGTCCCCGGCAAATATCGTAATGTTATTCCAAACTTTTTCTACTGGGCAATGAAAGGGCAGGCACTGCCAATTACCGGGGAAGGGACCGAGACGCGGGACTGGACCTATGTGGGCGATATTGTCCAGGGACTCCTTGCCATGGGAATCCGGGAAGAAGCTATCGGCCAGGCATTCAATCTCGGTGCCAGTAAGGAACAGCGCGTCATCGACATGGCCAATAATGTAAACAAGCTCACAAAGAACAAAGCGGGGATTATATTCAAAGAACGCCGTGACTGGGATGTCAAAACCCGATTACTTTCCTGTATTACGAAAGCTGAGAAGAAGCTCGGGTACAAGCCACAAATGAAGTTCGAGGACGGGTTAAAAGAAACCCATAAGTGGTTTGTTGAGAACTGGGACAATATTGAGAAGAGTGCGGAATTTTCATAA
- a CDS encoding NAD(P)-dependent oxidoreductase, with amino-acid sequence MTSKKILVTGGAGFIGTNLVNELSSRGHEVIATDLCNTERDNYVRTDVRNYRQIERLFEKHRFDYVYHLAAEYGRWNGEDYYENLWQTNCIGTKNMIRLQEKLKFRMIFYSSAEVYGDFTGRMSEDVMVNNPIKDTYQMNDYAITKWAGELMCMNSATMFGTETVRVRPVNCYGPHEHYTPYRGFIPKFIYHALFNKPYTVFKGHMRIIDYVEDSCRTWANIVDNFIPGEVYNVGGRPEWEMDIKQYSDLILSAVGRDDSLVHYEEGEPFTTKVKHMDFSRAVRDLKHNPTVTPKEGIKRTVEWMKDLYRVGE; translated from the coding sequence ATGACCTCAAAAAAGATTCTTGTAACCGGCGGTGCAGGATTTATTGGAACAAATCTTGTTAACGAGTTATCATCTCGTGGACATGAAGTAATTGCAACAGATCTCTGTAATACAGAACGGGATAATTATGTCAGAACCGATGTCCGGAATTACCGGCAGATAGAACGCCTTTTTGAAAAGCACCGGTTCGATTACGTCTATCATCTTGCTGCAGAATACGGTCGGTGGAATGGCGAGGATTATTACGAGAATCTCTGGCAGACCAACTGTATCGGTACGAAAAACATGATCCGCCTGCAGGAGAAACTCAAATTCCGGATGATCTTTTACTCCAGTGCCGAAGTGTACGGGGATTTTACTGGTAGGATGTCAGAAGATGTGATGGTCAATAATCCGATCAAAGATACCTACCAGATGAATGATTATGCCATTACCAAATGGGCCGGCGAACTCATGTGCATGAACTCCGCCACCATGTTCGGGACGGAGACCGTCCGTGTCCGCCCTGTTAACTGTTACGGACCCCACGAGCATTATACACCATACCGGGGTTTCATCCCGAAGTTTATCTACCATGCTCTCTTCAACAAACCCTATACCGTTTTCAAAGGACATATGAGAATTATCGATTATGTCGAGGACTCCTGCCGGACCTGGGCAAATATTGTTGACAATTTCATTCCCGGGGAGGTCTACAATGTCGGAGGGAGACCGGAATGGGAGATGGATATCAAGCAGTATTCTGATCTTATCCTGAGCGCCGTAGGTCGGGATGATTCACTTGTCCATTATGAAGAGGGAGAGCCCTTCACCACCAAGGTGAAACATATGGACTTTTCCAGAGCAGTCCGTGACCTGAAACACAATCCGACCGTGACACCCAAAGAAGGTATTAAACGGACCGTTGAATGGATGAAAGATCTTTACCGGGTTGGTGAATGA
- a CDS encoding glycosyltransferase family 2 protein, with the protein MTETQIPAYNTGSKTEVSANTPTLIDVNEGDISIDKGLIAVIPAYNEQIALGSVVLLVKKYVDRVIVVDDGSKDRTSEVATAAGAEVIQLDDNMGKAYALLLGLKRARELGCKAAVMLDADGQHLTRDIPRLAAPVLSGDADLVIGSRFIEKRGKIPIYRQAGQKTLNVFTNMGSGHNVSDSQSGYRVLSRKALDFLDFKSNGYNVESDMIAHFAANNLVIKEVSIDVRYEVPNKHKKNPVTHGMGVLTQLINLISYRRPLLAFGLPGGILIIGGMLGEMWVFTELRVNNVFHDILAAGCAFVLVLGMLLVIAGLILNTLVRIINECKS; encoded by the coding sequence ATGACAGAGACTCAAATTCCGGCATATAATACAGGATCCAAAACGGAGGTTTCTGCAAATACACCGACATTGATTGATGTCAACGAAGGAGATATTTCGATTGACAAAGGACTTATTGCCGTAATCCCGGCATACAATGAACAGATTGCCCTTGGCTCTGTGGTCCTTCTCGTCAAAAAATATGTTGACCGGGTCATTGTTGTCGATGATGGTTCAAAAGACAGAACATCTGAAGTCGCAACTGCCGCAGGAGCTGAAGTAATCCAGCTTGATGACAACATGGGCAAAGCCTATGCCCTGCTCCTTGGTTTGAAGCGGGCACGGGAACTGGGCTGCAAGGCAGCCGTCATGCTCGATGCGGATGGTCAGCATCTCACCCGGGATATACCGCGACTGGCAGCCCCGGTCCTGAGCGGGGATGCGGATCTCGTCATCGGTTCGAGGTTCATTGAAAAACGCGGAAAAATACCCATATACCGCCAAGCCGGGCAAAAGACCCTCAATGTTTTTACGAATATGGGTTCCGGTCACAACGTAAGCGATTCACAATCCGGATACCGGGTCCTGAGCAGAAAAGCCCTGGATTTTCTTGACTTTAAATCCAATGGATACAATGTGGAATCAGATATGATTGCCCACTTTGCGGCGAATAATCTTGTCATCAAAGAAGTATCAATTGATGTTCGATATGAAGTTCCGAATAAGCACAAGAAAAATCCGGTAACGCATGGTATGGGTGTACTGACGCAATTGATCAACCTGATCAGTTACCGGCGACCGTTGCTCGCATTCGGGTTGCCAGGAGGGATCCTGATTATTGGAGGGATGCTTGGTGAAATGTGGGTATTCACGGAATTACGCGTCAACAATGTTTTCCATGACATCCTTGCAGCCGGATGTGCATTTGTTCTTGTACTTGGGATGCTTCTTGTGATTGCCGGACTGATCCTGAATACACTTGTGAGGATAATAAATGAATGCAAGAGTTGA
- a CDS encoding DUF86 domain-containing protein, whose protein sequence is MKKKIIRKDVIRIKITEIRECLDLVSDNLPDSYQDFSRLGLVKDGIYKRMEFAIEDVFDICAIINTDLTLGIPSADDDILAHLESRGIFDARLIAQVRRMRGFRNIVVHRYGTIDDRLAFSLLTGQLPDFFDFIDATEKFLTTFP, encoded by the coding sequence ATGAAGAAAAAAATCATCCGGAAAGATGTTATCAGGATTAAGATTACAGAGATCCGCGAATGCCTCGATCTCGTTTCTGATAACCTTCCTGATTCATACCAGGATTTTTCCCGCCTCGGTCTCGTGAAAGACGGGATATATAAACGGATGGAATTTGCCATCGAGGATGTATTCGATATCTGCGCCATCATCAATACCGATCTCACTCTCGGTATCCCTTCAGCGGATGATGATATTCTCGCCCACCTTGAATCCCGCGGCATCTTCGATGCCCGGCTTATCGCACAGGTGCGGCGCATGCGGGGATTCCGGAACATTGTTGTACACCGGTATGGTACAATCGATGACCGGCTTGCTTTTTCCCTGTTGACCGGGCAGCTTCCGGACTTTTTTGATTTTATTGATGCCACGGAAAAATTTCTCACAACGTTTCCGTAA
- a CDS encoding nucleotidyltransferase domain-containing protein, translating to MVNRTPDNREAVMEAVRTKIRVLSELPGFERVRFIMLYGSSLTGRTGSDIDLCIYYDGTPEESSRFRMQALSLPGADLFDIQIFSLLPLYVRMEVLKGEVVFYRDLRFVYETAVLTCRDFEMFRHRLDDYTGEKAIT from the coding sequence ATGGTTAATCGTACGCCTGACAACAGGGAAGCCGTGATGGAAGCCGTCCGCACGAAAATCAGGGTATTGTCAGAACTGCCGGGATTTGAACGGGTCCGGTTCATTATGCTGTATGGATCTTCCCTTACAGGGAGAACCGGTTCGGATATCGACCTGTGCATATACTACGATGGAACCCCGGAGGAGTCTTCCCGGTTCCGTATGCAGGCTCTCTCTCTTCCGGGAGCGGATCTTTTCGATATCCAGATCTTTTCCCTGCTCCCGCTGTATGTGCGGATGGAAGTGCTGAAAGGAGAGGTTGTTTTTTACCGGGATCTGCGTTTTGTTTACGAGACTGCCGTCCTGACCTGCCGCGATTTCGAGATGTTCCGGCACCGGCTGGATGATTACACCGGGGAGAAGGCAATTACATGA
- the wecB gene encoding UDP-N-acetylglucosamine 2-epimerase (non-hydrolyzing) gives MISIILGTRPEIIKMAPVIRACQQKQLDYSVIHTGQHYSYEMDRIFFNELELPEPDYNLDVGSASHAEQTGKIMTGIEKICLDSSPDIVLVQGDTNTVLAGALAAAKLHIPVGHVEAGLRSFDRRMPEEINRIVADHIADLLFAPTELSKSNLVREGIDLSKIHVTGNTVVDTVFQNRTIAQAKSSLLQDRGLSSGRYLLATAHRAENVDDEIHLRGIISALSTLAKKYTMPVIFPMHPRTQKMLRDFRIPSTGITILQPVGYMEFLELEAHAALVLSDSGGVQEETCILRVPCVTLRENTERPETVDAGGNILAGTRPSAIIEAADTMMRAGRSWENPYGDGKAAERIVQICEDRIGK, from the coding sequence ATGATATCCATTATCCTTGGAACACGCCCGGAAATAATCAAGATGGCGCCGGTTATCCGGGCCTGCCAGCAAAAGCAATTGGACTATTCCGTAATCCATACCGGCCAGCATTATTCCTATGAGATGGACAGAATTTTCTTCAACGAACTGGAACTCCCAGAGCCGGATTATAACCTTGACGTGGGATCCGCCAGCCACGCCGAACAGACCGGCAAAATCATGACCGGGATTGAGAAGATCTGCCTGGACAGTTCCCCGGATATCGTCCTTGTCCAGGGGGATACCAATACCGTACTTGCCGGGGCACTGGCAGCGGCAAAGCTTCACATTCCCGTTGGACATGTCGAAGCCGGCCTGAGAAGTTTCGACCGGCGCATGCCCGAAGAGATCAACCGGATCGTAGCGGACCATATTGCCGATCTCCTCTTTGCACCAACGGAGCTCTCGAAGAGCAATCTTGTCAGGGAAGGAATTGATCTGTCGAAGATCCACGTGACCGGTAACACGGTTGTCGACACGGTCTTCCAGAACCGCACGATTGCCCAGGCAAAGTCTTCGCTGCTGCAGGATCGCGGGCTCTCTTCCGGCCGCTATCTTCTTGCAACCGCCCACCGTGCGGAAAATGTTGATGACGAGATCCATCTCCGGGGAATTATCAGCGCACTCTCTACTCTTGCAAAGAAATACACCATGCCAGTGATTTTCCCCATGCATCCCCGCACCCAGAAGATGCTCCGGGATTTCAGGATCCCGTCAACGGGCATCACCATCCTGCAGCCGGTCGGATATATGGAATTTCTCGAGCTCGAAGCTCATGCAGCGCTCGTTCTCTCCGATTCCGGGGGAGTCCAGGAAGAGACCTGCATTCTCAGGGTTCCCTGCGTAACCCTGCGGGAGAACACGGAGCGCCCGGAGACCGTGGATGCCGGGGGAAATATTCTTGCCGGCACCAGGCCTTCAGCCATTATCGAAGCTGCGGATACGATGATGCGTGCCGGCCGGTCCTGGGAGAATCCGTACGGGGACGGGAAGGCTGCGGAGAGGATCGTACAGATTTGCGAAGATCGTATCGGGAAATAA
- the hypD gene encoding hydrogenase formation protein HypD has translation MATGKEIADMLHELVDREMTFMHICGTHEAAIARTGLRSLLPEKLKIVMGPGCPVCITPQGEIDAALDLVEKDCIIATYGDLLRVPGSKGSMESCGGDIRVVQGVHKAVEIAQKTDKEVVFISVGFETTAPTVAATILGKPPKNFSILSCHRIVPPAMQWLLEQGEAKLHGFMLPGHVCTVMGYEEYEHFPVPQVVAGFEAEDILLGLLMLVRQVKEGTTRVDNAYPRAVSREGNTKAKEIMYRVFEPSDVEWRGFPVIPGSGLRLKKEFEQYDAQKKFGIVFKHISKHSACVCDKVLRGICQPSDCKLFGKACTPRTPVGPCMVSHEGACKIWHMYHTKKA, from the coding sequence ATGGCAACGGGAAAAGAGATAGCAGATATGCTGCATGAACTGGTGGACCGCGAGATGACCTTCATGCATATCTGCGGAACCCATGAAGCGGCAATAGCCCGGACCGGCCTGCGCAGCCTGCTTCCGGAGAAACTCAAAATCGTCATGGGCCCCGGTTGCCCGGTCTGCATCACGCCCCAGGGCGAGATCGACGCTGCGCTGGATCTCGTGGAGAAGGACTGCATCATTGCAACGTACGGCGATCTGCTCCGGGTCCCGGGATCGAAAGGTTCCATGGAGTCCTGCGGCGGCGATATACGCGTTGTCCAGGGAGTCCACAAGGCAGTCGAGATCGCACAGAAAACGGATAAGGAAGTGGTCTTCATCTCTGTCGGGTTCGAGACAACAGCCCCGACCGTTGCCGCAACCATCCTGGGAAAACCCCCAAAGAATTTCTCCATCCTTTCCTGCCACCGGATCGTCCCCCCCGCCATGCAGTGGCTGCTCGAGCAGGGCGAGGCAAAACTGCACGGTTTCATGCTGCCCGGCCATGTCTGCACCGTGATGGGGTACGAAGAGTACGAGCATTTCCCGGTCCCGCAGGTGGTTGCCGGTTTCGAAGCCGAAGATATCCTGCTCGGCCTCCTGATGCTCGTCCGCCAGGTGAAGGAAGGCACAACAAGGGTTGACAATGCCTACCCGAGAGCGGTCAGCCGCGAAGGAAACACCAAGGCAAAGGAGATCATGTACCGGGTCTTTGAACCATCCGATGTGGAATGGCGCGGATTTCCGGTTATTCCCGGCTCCGGGCTCCGGCTGAAAAAGGAGTTCGAACAGTACGATGCGCAGAAGAAGTTCGGCATTGTCTTCAAACATATCAGCAAGCACTCGGCCTGTGTCTGCGACAAGGTGCTCCGGGGGATCTGCCAGCCTTCGGACTGTAAACTGTTCGGGAAAGCCTGCACGCCCAGGACCCCGGTCGGGCCCTGCATGGTCAGCCACGAGGGCGCCTGCAAGATCTGGCATATGTACCATACAAAAAAAGCATAA